In Sciurus carolinensis chromosome 16, mSciCar1.2, whole genome shotgun sequence, the genomic window GTTCTAAAACACAGATTCAGTTTCTCCTTTATGCTCACTCGATAGCAATCAACACATCACTTATGTGACACCAAAAGGCATGGGGATTTCTTCCCACCAGCAGTTCTGAGTGCAGAATTCATTGGGTGTCCTTGAACCCAATTCAGTTCTGACGCATCTACAGAGGTCGCCTCTACCTGGAGATAGGGTTAGATCCCGTAAGTGAGAGTTCAGGTCCCAAAACTGCCCCCACCACTGCTGGCTTCAGATGCCAGTCACAAGCCTCAGGTTGTTTTACCAACAGGCTGTGAATCGGGGTTCCCACAACCCCTTCTTGACATCCAATTAATTTATGAGACTAGCTCAGAGGACTCAAGGAAACACATTTGCCAGTTTATTACAAAGACTATTTTAAAGGATACAAATAAGCAGCGGATGAAGAGATACACAGGGCGAGGTCTGGAAGGACCTGGAACTCAGGCGCTCTGTCCCCTTCAGTTGGGGTGCATCCCCCCCGGAAGGAGGATGTGCTCTTGTTTGCCCTCCTGGGTGTGTTCAGCCACTGCAAGCTCTGTGTCcaatcttttttcttgttttgtttttgtttttgtggttgcTCATTGCACAGACATGATTGGTTAACCCACCAGTCACTGGTGATCTGCTGAGACCTCAGTCCCTGCCCCTTCCTGGAGTTGCAGCCCTCAGCGCAGGGGCTGGTTCCCCTGGTAACCCCCCCTCCCCAATGGTTTTCCAGGGACTCTCCAAAACTTGCCTCATTTACTAAAGTTCAGGTGTGTTTGAAAGAACTTGTAGGGGACACAGGAATGTCCTTTATGTTCAGTACTCTGATGCTGATCTGGGGCTGCTTCAGGAGCCAATGGACAAATAGTCAAATACTTTGACGAAAGACATTCTTATTTCTCTACTTACATGGGAAATAACAGGGTTGAAGGAGCTGTGAGCCAGAACCGTGGACGAAAGCCAAAAACAATATGGATGATTATATCCCGTCACTCCAACAGCACTCTAGTCCCACTGGCTTTCCTCAGATCCCAGGACAGGCTAACCTCCAACCCCTGGGACCTGCCTGGCAGCTCCCTCTTTCAGAGAAGTTCCCCCATGGTCACCTCCTTCGAGGGGCCCTCCTAGGCTAGCGAATTCTCATGAAACCCTTTTTATATTCTTCATGGAAATGGCCACATTTATTATGACCACACAGAGATCATTCCAGTCTGCAGTGACCtcatttgtggttttattttctataaattccCCCAGGGCCAGGTCTGTTTTCAGCTGGCTTTCCAATAAACCGCTCAAAACAAACTCCCTGTTGGGCCCTCTGGACTCAGGCCAGGTTGGAGGGTCTCTGACTCTCCTGCTCACTCTCCGGGGTTCCACGTCAGATGTCCCCAACAATCCCATCAACCAGAATTCCTCTCCGCTCTTCCACGGCCGTCACTCTGGTGCAGGACGGGTCACCTCAACAATGAAGTCGGCAATGATATAAAAACAAGGGACATGTAACATAGATGCTCATGGGAGATTCAGGACAGAGTACTTGGTGGCCCAGCACAGCGACCCTTTGGGATAGTGAACCCCATCACTGTGGCACTGTGGCACTGTGGAGGTTGGTGCGCCATGGATCCTTAGTGGGGACAGGAATTCAGAGGAGGGAACATTGACAGGGGCGGGCATTGCAGAATGGGGGCGGTAGGTTGGGTGACCTCCATGAGCAGTGTGAGAGGACCATGCTGAGGCTCCAGAGTGAGCCAGGATGAGTCACTCGGCTGCCTAGAGTGTTGTCCCGGGGCTGAAGATTCTGGGTAGAGGAGTTTTCAGGAAGAAGTCTCACGGGAGTCTGGAATCTTCTTGAGTGTAGGATAGAGCAGGAACTAGAACACTGGCCGTGAACCAATACCTGGAGGGTTCCAGGATCCTCAGGGAGGTCTCTTCACTGACTAGGAACACTGTGAGCACGGCAGGTGGAGGGATTTAAGGAAGTCACCACCACAGGGCACACACGTCCTGGGCCCTATGGCAGCCTCAGTGGTGACGCAGGTGTTGCCTGGTGTGAGTTAGTGGAGTGTTTCTGGGGTGGGATGTCTGGGAGACCACAAGACCCGCCTTGAGCGATCTTGAAACCTGGCACGTTGGGGACATTTTGAGAACAGCAATCACTGGTTCAAATGCAGCAGTCGGGGAAGAAGGGACAGAGCTGGGATGAGCAAGGTGAGGGGGCATGATGGGAGGCGGCGGCAGGCCACTCGAGCCCGCGGTTACTGAGTGCCCTTTGTCCACTTCCGCTCCTGGCTTCGGTGTTCTCCGATTGTTTCACGGATCCACTGGACGTACTTGGAGACGCGGGTGTAGACGCCAGGCCGGTTGGGCTGCCCGCAGGGGAAGTCTCCCCAGGAGATGATGCCGTACAGCGTGCGGTTGCAGACCAGGGGCCCCCCGGAGTCGCCCTGAGTGGGGAGAAGAGACGGGGTCCTGGCTAGGGTCAATCGAAGGCAGAGGCGGGGGAGAGAAAGACGGAGAGACTGGCAGAGGCAGAGCGGCAGAGCAGAGCCAGAGGCGGAGAGGGCAAGACAGTGAGAAAGAGCAGACGGCACCGCAGGGGCACAGCGGGAAGGAAGCACTACGGTGGAGCCCGAGACGGACGTGGAGACGAGAGCGGGGCCcgcatttctgtttttctgtattcCTTATTCTTATTAAAAGGGGATACTGGGCGCGGCGACGCACGtctgtactcccagcagctcgggaggctgaggcaaggaggatcgcaagttcaaaggcagcctcagcaacttagtgaggccctaagcaacttagtgagaccctgtctctaaattaaaaaaaaaaaaaatttttttttaagtactggggatgttgctcagtggttaagggcccctgagttcaatccccgatactccccgcaaaaaaaaaaaaaaaaatagtggtgaTGACTTGGTTCCCTGGCACCAAATCCCACCTTGCTGTACCCCCAGGCTCCTCCCCACTGACCGCGCTGTGCTCTGTGCCCTCACACTCCTGAGTCAGCACAGCCACACCTGGGCAGGGTATGCGACGCGCATGCGCCCTGCAGCCCAGGGAGCTCTTACTAACAGGGAACACGTCCTTCATGATCATCCCCTTTCCCACTGAACGGAACTCAATCTCAGCAGCCGCTCTATGGGCCCAGATGCGGAGTAATCCAGAATGGCTACTCTGATCTTTGTTGATAAGGAAAATGGAGAACCCGGCAGCGGCTCGGCTCCGAGGCCTGGGCTGAAGCTGGGGTCTGGGCCTCCCTTAGAGGGGAGATCTCAGGTTTCAGGCCGCATACTGGCGAAATATTTGGTGCTCTTATCTAAAATTGCCAGGAAGGCTTTGGGAACTGCCAATGGAGCTAGAAAAGACGGTAAAGCCTAACGGACCCCTCCAACAAAAACAACCACGCTTCTCCGCCAAAAAGATGGTGGAGACTGGAAAGCCGAAAACTCTGTTCCTGCCTTCGATGACACCCACCCAGGAACAGAACACTTCTTTCCCTCCAATCCTTTAGGCTGTGAGTGTCTTGATGGGGCCGCAGGCTGAAGGGACTTGCCCCTCCTGATCCCTGACAGGGCAGAGGACTTGGGGACTTGCAGCGCCCCCCCTGAAATGCCGTCTCCACTGTGGCATCAGACCTGCTCCGGTCCCCCTCCAACACTCTGTCGCCCCTGGCTGTGGAATTGCCACCAGCATGCCATGACCtagatatttaaatttctttatagtCTGTGCATCCTGGCACTCACAGAGcacttctttgtttaaaaaaaaaaaaaaaagcctctttaTTACTCTTGCAGGCTGCTTTCGGCGCCTCCTCCCCTGTGATATCTCTTTCCCTTAGCTTGGTAACAGCCCCCTGACTTTTGTCTGGGAGCTCCCCACCCTCTCTCAACCCAGGCCACTGCCTCCCACGGCTCAGGCCAGAGCAATGGTTCAAGAACACATGGCAGGTCAGCCTAGTGAGAATGGAGCCCAAGACACTTGTGTCTAGTATTGGAAAAGAGATTTCTCTCATTCCAACAGGTTCTTAGAGCGTAGCTGCAAGTCCAAAGCTGCTGGGGCTGTCTTGCATTGCACAGGAAGAGCTGGTTGGGAATGAGGCCCAAACAGAAGAGAGAAGCTGAGTTAAAGGGAGACAGTTTCCAAAACATGCTGTGGACAGCTGGATCTATCTGTGCCCGAAGGCAGCCACTTCTGGATTTCCAGTGACAAAAaccagggttttgtttgtttgttttgttgttttgcttaaGCCAGTCAGAATTGGGTTTCTGTCACAACTGAAATAAGCTCAACCTTTATGCATCTCAATGCAGGGATCTGGGCAGCTCCTTGGTCAAAGCTGAAGCTTGGGATGAGTTCTACCTGCTGTCCCTGGGTACGCCTTTTGTCCTGACACCCTTATGCTAGAGGACATCTCCCTTAAAAAGACTGGTTTCCCCAAGGCTGGGAGCAAATCCTCCCCCCACACCCGCCCCACGGCCACTTCCCATCCTGGTCCTGGTCTCACCTCACAGGAGTCCTTCCCACCCTCTGGGGTGCCGGCACACAGCATGTTGGCCGTGATCTTCCCTGGGTAGACCTGATGACACTCTTCATCTGAGCGTAGCTGGATGTTGGCGCACTGTAGGGTTTGGGGGTAACTcactgaggaggagagagaaggtcTGAGTGTCTGTCCTGGATGGAAATGGGGTGAAGGCTGAAGAGGAGAGCCCAGCGCAGGGTCAAAGAGGTGTCAGGGaacagaggtgggaggggaaCCGAGGGGGAGGTGGGGAAAGTGACTGGGGAAAGTGACAAACAGAAAagaggagatgggggagggggagcgAAGGGAAGGGAGACCTGGGGCAGAGGACTGGGGCATGCGGGGGAGACCCGAAATGAGGGGGGCCTGCCAGGAGATGCAGTGTTACATTCATAGTGTAAAGatgtacttatttatattttaccacaTTTAGTAAATGCATgcttattaatatattaaatgtattttgcagattataaaaatacataaggcACATATTATAAATCtgtaattatgtatttataatttaaatgtgatataaattaaaaatacatttataatgcatatatatttaaacataatttatatatatttaaatatataacaataaaatttacttgCTTCATAGAACATGTATAATTcaactatatatttatatgaatgtatTGCTATATTGTTAGACAATATATTGATATTTTTGTATATAGTCATACATTTGTAAATGTCTATGTAGAGGTTGTATATCCctgtctatatatttatatttttctatatggaGGGATCTCCTCCACCCTTCCCTTTCAATGTGGCCCCGGCTTCCCCAGCCACTCTTGTGGGCCTCAGGCCAGTGTGGACATACCCTGGGGGCTGGTGGTGGTGCCCCAGCCGGACACCCGGCAGCAGGTGCCAGGGGGCAGGCAATCATCCTGGGAAAGGGGCAGGGTGCGGATGTGGCCGCTGAGCTGGACCTCGGATTGTAGCTCCAGCAGCATGATGTCGTGGTCGTGGTTCAGGTGGGTGGGGCTGACCTGGTATTCAGGATGGGGGACAGAGCGGACCACCTCCCGCACCTGCTGGCCAGTCTCCACGCGCCCCAAGGCATGCTTGCCCAGGTGAACTC contains:
- the LOC124967592 gene encoding kallikrein-13-like, with product MWPLAAAIASLTVALSGGISRESPKILNSTNGTSGFLPGGYTCLPHSQPWQAALLVQGRLLCGGVLVHPRWVLTAAHCRKDGYRVHLGKHALGRVETGQQVREVVRSVPHPEYQVSPTHLNHDHDIMLLELQSEVQLSGHIRTLPLSQDDCLPPGTCCRVSGWGTTTSPQVSYPQTLQCANIQLRSDEECHQVYPGKITANMLCAGTPEGGKDSCEGDSGGPLVCNRTLYGIISWGDFPCGQPNRPGVYTRVSKYVQWIRETIGEHRSQERKWTKGTQ